GGATTTCACCAAAGAGAAAGTTTCCTCTATTAAGCTGTTATTCATTCATAATTGATAAAAATGAAATGACTTCAAGTTATATGTTAAGATTTCTAATAAAAAGGAGGAATAAATATGCCAACAAGTTTAAAAGACACGACTACTTTACATAATGGTGTGAAAATGCCATGGATGGGATTAGGGGTTTTTAAAGTAACTGAAGGTGAAGAGGTTATCCAGTCCGTAAAAGCAGCTATAAGGAACGGATATATTAGTATTGACACAGCCGCTATTTATGGTAATGAAGAAGGTGTTGGCCAATCCATTAGAGAATCCAGCGTTCCTCGAGAAGAATTATTTATTACTTCAAAGGTTTGGAATTCTGATCAAGGCTATGAATCCACTTTAAAAGCTTTCGAAACCAGCCTTAACAAGCTTGGACTTGATTACTTGGATCTTTACTTAATTCATTGGCCTGGTAAAGATAAGTATAAAGAAACGTGGAAGGCTCTTGAAAAACTTTACAAAGATGGCCGCGTGCGCGCCATTGGAGTAAGTAACTTTCAGATTCATCATTTAGAGGATTTAATCAGTTCCGCGGAGATTAAACCGATGGTAAATCAGGTTGAATATCATCCACATTTAACACAAAAAGAGCTTCACGCATTTTGTGAAAAAGAAGGAATTCAACTAGAAGCATGGTCGCCTTTAAAGCAGGGGCAGCTGCTAAACGAACCGATTCTTGTAGATATTGCTCATAAATATAATAAATCCGTTGCTCAAGTCATCTTGCGCTGGGATCTTCAAAATGGAGTCGTTACGATTCCAAAATCGATTAAAGAACATCGAATTATTGAAAACGCAGATGTTTTTGATTTTGAATTAACTTCAGAAGATATGGAAAAAATCGATGGCCTAAATCAAGATAGCCGCGCAGGATCACATCCGGACACAATGACCGTAGGGTTTTAAGCCAAAATTGAATCTCTGGGGTAGATGATGGTCCTTGGCTTGAAAACTATATAAAATTTTTCAATTAAATTGGTTAACTATCTTTAGAACCTTGCTGTGATTTATTGGCATGGTTCTATTTTTTTTAACAAGTATTATTGTTTTATAAACATTTTTCGCGAACATTAAAATTTTATTTTGATAAAAATGGAAATTAAACCGAATATACCTTGACTGGAATATTCCTATTAGGGTATATTTAATGCATGGAAAAAATTTTGAGTGCCCTTGCCGAACCTAACCGCTTTCACAT
The DNA window shown above is from Neobacillus sp. WH10 and carries:
- a CDS encoding aldo/keto reductase, with protein sequence MPTSLKDTTTLHNGVKMPWMGLGVFKVTEGEEVIQSVKAAIRNGYISIDTAAIYGNEEGVGQSIRESSVPREELFITSKVWNSDQGYESTLKAFETSLNKLGLDYLDLYLIHWPGKDKYKETWKALEKLYKDGRVRAIGVSNFQIHHLEDLISSAEIKPMVNQVEYHPHLTQKELHAFCEKEGIQLEAWSPLKQGQLLNEPILVDIAHKYNKSVAQVILRWDLQNGVVTIPKSIKEHRIIENADVFDFELTSEDMEKIDGLNQDSRAGSHPDTMTVGF